From the genome of Drosophila melanogaster chromosome 2L, one region includes:
- the Gs1l gene encoding GS1-like, isoform B, with protein MANKVLRKVTHCVFDMDGLLLDTERIYEEVTRQIAASFGRPYPEEVRFRVMGTTDQRSAEIAITECQLPITTGDYLKRYSQMCHERFHNVPLLEGAERLLRHLHANKVPFCLATSSGADMVELKTAQHRELFSLFNHKVCGSSDKEVVNGKPAPDIFLVAAGRFGVPPKPSDCLVFEDSPNGVTAANSAGMQVVMVPDPRLSQEKTSHATQVLASLADFKPEQFGLPAFTD; from the exons ATGGCCAACAAAGTGCTGCGAAAGGTGACGCACTGCGTCTTCGACATGGACGGTCTGCTGCTGG ACACGGAGAGGATATACGAGGAGGTCACCCGGCAAATAGCCGCCTCCTTTGGCCGCCCGTATCCGGAGGAAGTGCGTTTCCGGGTAATGGGCACCACGGACCAGCGCTCGGCAGAGATAGCCATCACCGAGTGCCAGCTGCCCATCACAACCGGAGACTATCTCAAGCGGTACTCGCAAATGTGCCACGAGCGATTCCACAACGTACCCCTGCTGGAAG GTGCTGAGCGCCTGCTGCGTCACCTGCACGCCAACAAGGTACCCTTTTGCTTGGCCACCAGCTCCGGCGCCGACATGGTCGAGCTGAAGACGGCCCAACATCGGGAGCTGTTCTCCCTGTTTAACCACAAGGTGTGCGGTTCGTCGGACAAGGAGGTGGTCAACGGCAAGCCTGCGCCCGACATTTTCCTAGTGGCCGCCGGCAGATTCGGTGTGCCGCCCAAACCGTCCGACTGCCTGGTGTTCGAGGACTCGCCGAACGGCGTGACGGCTGCCAACAGCGCCGGAATGCAGGTGGTGATGGTGCCGGACCCACGACTGTCCCAGGAAAAGACCTCGCACGCCACACAAGTGCTGGCCTCGTTGGCGGACTTCAAGCCGGAGCAGTTCGGGCTGCCCGCCTTCACGGATTGA
- the Gs1l gene encoding GS1-like, isoform A yields the protein MANKVLRKVTHCVFDMDGLLLDTERLYTVATEMILEPYGKTYPFEIKEQVMGLQTEPLARFMVEHYELPMSWEEYARQQRANTEILMRNAQLMPGAERLLRHLHANKVPFCLATSSGADMVELKTAQHRELFSLFNHKVCGSSDKEVVNGKPAPDIFLVAAGRFGVPPKPSDCLVFEDSPNGVTAANSAGMQVVMVPDPRLSQEKTSHATQVLASLADFKPEQFGLPAFTD from the exons ATGGCCAACAAAGTGCTGCGAAAGGTGACGCACTGCGTCTTCGACATGGACGGTCTGCTGCTGG ACACCGAACGCCTTTATACTGTGGCCACCGAAATGATCCTCGAGCCCTACGGCAAGACATATCCCTTTGAGATCAAGGAGCAGGTCATGGGCCTGCAGACGGAACCGCTGGCCCGGTTCATGGTCGAGCACTACGAGCTGCCGATGTCGTGGGAGGAGTACGCACGCCAGCAGCGCGCCAACACCGAGATCCTGATGCGGAACGCCCAGTTGATGCCAG GTGCTGAGCGCCTGCTGCGTCACCTGCACGCCAACAAGGTACCCTTTTGCTTGGCCACCAGCTCCGGCGCCGACATGGTCGAGCTGAAGACGGCCCAACATCGGGAGCTGTTCTCCCTGTTTAACCACAAGGTGTGCGGTTCGTCGGACAAGGAGGTGGTCAACGGCAAGCCTGCGCCCGACATTTTCCTAGTGGCCGCCGGCAGATTCGGTGTGCCGCCCAAACCGTCCGACTGCCTGGTGTTCGAGGACTCGCCGAACGGCGTGACGGCTGCCAACAGCGCCGGAATGCAGGTGGTGATGGTGCCGGACCCACGACTGTCCCAGGAAAAGACCTCGCACGCCACACAAGTGCTGGCCTCGTTGGCGGACTTCAAGCCGGAGCAGTTCGGGCTGCCCGCCTTCACGGATTGA
- the RpL27A gene encoding ribosomal protein L27A, isoform D: MSNIKRKKTRKLRGHVSHGHGRIGKHRKHPGGRGNAGGMHHHRINFDKYHPGYFGKVGMRNFHLRRQHKFRPEINLDKLWSLVGAEKFAELEKEKSTKAPVIDLVKFGYYKLLGRGHLPARPVIVKAKYFSKKAEDKIKKAGGVCLLSA, encoded by the exons ATG TCGAATATCAAGCGGAAGAAGACCAGGAAGCTGCGTGGTCATGTGAGCCACGGTCACGGCCGTATCGGCAAGCACCGCAAGCATCCCGGAGGTCGCGGTAACGCTGGTGGCATGCACCATCACCGCATCAACTTCGACAAATACCATCCTGGTTACTTCGGCAAGGTGGGCATGAGGAACTTCCATCTGCGTCGCCAGCACAAGTTCAGGCCCGAGATCAACCTGGACAAGCTCTGGTCCCTGGTCGGAGCCGAGAAGTTCGCCGagctggagaaggagaagAGCACCAAGGCTCCCGTCATCGACTTGGTTAAATTC GGCTACTACAAGCTGCTGGGCCGTGGTCACCTGCCCGCCCGCCCCGTCATCGTGAAGGCCAAGTACTTCTCTAAGAAGGCTGAGGACAAGATCAAGAAGGCCGGCGGTGTGTGCTTGCTGAGCGCCTAA
- the mRpL27 gene encoding mitochondrial ribosomal protein L27, isoform A: MQKLTMQCLKADQPLMTTVRNASKKTGGSTRNKKGHARPKHRGWRVQDGHHVSEGTILATQLTTRFHPGLNVGFGRNGTLFAMEHGKVYVTCEAIDPNWDHTWIQRNYAGRQGQNIYKKFFNVVPENQHQRFRLVEEI, encoded by the exons ATGCAAAAGCTGACCATGCAGTGCCTGAAGGCAGACCAGCCGCTGATGA CCACCGTGCGCAATGCCAGCAAGAAAACCGGCGGAAGTACGAGGAATAAGAAGGGCCATGCGAGGCCCAAACATCGCGGATGGCGCGTCCAGGATGGGCACCACGTCTCCGAGGGCACAATACTGGCCACCCAGCTCACAACGCGCTTTCATCCGGGCCTGAAT GTGGGCTTTGGCCGCAATGGAACCCTTTTCGCCATGGAGCACGGCAAGGTTTATGTGACCTGCGAGGCCATCGATCCCAACTGGGACCACACCTGGATTCAGCGGAACTACGCCGGTCGCCAGGGCCAGAACATCTACAAGAAGTTCTTCAATGTTGTGCCCGAAAATCAGCATCAGCGATTTCGTCTAGTGGAGGAAATCTAG
- the CG15435 gene encoding uncharacterized protein, isoform A — protein sequence MTSWGNICRICSSPADYEIFAKIPTYLHGSTNEFLNWQKPINVLLEETTGLKNSTDDGLPRNICAPCISYLKHAVTFREQCIKNALSLKLAELYQQKRVNVSDANKMDKESALFTAEDLNYVEQRPVHNLLLNNSANKLESSKDKVHKRLLNQTTTQLDGNAEQKIQYLNVLFNKQQPHNSMPRQPRDGELPSSSGQNDDEDDDYAVASSSDDNEEAALLRKHKNCYNYTETNFEEDDPMEQDQLQLRDIKVNIPEPMWKERKCPACSKRFMFEDSHQSHLDNCVEYQFVTFVTEVTKLLEIRRQKMVSPHEFIRRMIFALHKTCAWLQEHSIDSLLAEKLNQVKVSNGEKIAEPPIPIDIPDPRPVQEPSLFDCASGTTTPITEENNVLYAIERSESCHSQGTPTVKKPIPIRGKAALGIGLDKHRERATFLEKLQRAAVSPGTVSQGPAPVFSARCGQCNLEFDSVSELEVHNHNAHRGNELNADDEAKRRQIIALFEDDI from the exons ATGACGTCGTGGGGCAATATCTGCCGCATCTGCAGCAGCCCCGCAGACTACGAGATATTCGCCAAGATTCCCACGTATTTGCACGGCTCCACAAACGAGTTTCTCAACTGGCAAAAGCCCATAAACGTTCTGCTGGAGGAGACGACGGGCCTGAAA AACTCCACGGACGACGGACTGCCACGCAACATATGTGCGCCGTGCATCTCCTATCTCAAGCATGCCGTCACATTCCGGGAACAGTGCATCAAGAACGCGCTGAGTCTCAAGCTGGCGGAGCTCTACCAGCAGAAGAGGGTCAACGTTTCGGATGCGAACAAGATGGACAAGGAGAGCGCCCTCTTCACGGCGGAGGATCTGAATTATGTGGAGCAGAGGCCAGTGCATAATCTTCTGCTAAACAACAGCGCCAACAAACTGGAGTCATCCAAGGACAAGGTACACAAGCGACTGCTCAATCAGACGACTACCCAGCTAGACGGCAATGCTGAGCAGAAGATCCAGTACTTAAACGTGCTGTTCAACAAGCAGCAGCCTCACAACAGCATGCCCAGGCAACCGCGGGATGGCGAACTGCCATCGAGCAGTGGCCAAAATGACGACGAAGATGACGACTATGCGGTGGCCAGTTCCAGCGACGACAACGAGGAGGCGGCCCTGCTGCGCAAGCACAAGAACTGCTATAACTACACCGAGACCAACTTCGAGGAGGACGATCCCATGGAGCAGGATCAGCTGCAGCTGCGCGACATCAAAGTGAACATACCGGAGCCCATGTGGAAGGAGCGCAAGTGTCCGGCATGCTCCAAACGCTTCATGTTCGAGGACTCGCATCAGTCGCATCTGGACAACTGCGTCGAATACCAGTTCGTCACGTTTGTTACCGAGGTGACCAAGTTGCTCGAGATTAGGCGACAGAAAATGGTCTCGCCGCACGAGTTCATCCGCCGCATGATATTCGCTCTGCACAAAACTTGCGCCTGGCTGCAGGAACATTCCATAGACTCGCTTCTGGCCGAGAAGCTCAATCAGGTGAAGGTGTCCAACGGTGAGAAGATAGCTGAGCCGCCAATTCCCATAGATATACCCGATCCCCGGCCGGTGCAGGAACCATCTCTATTCGACTGTGCCAGCGGAACGACGACTCCGATCACGGAGGAGAACAACGTGCTGTACGCCATTGAGCGCTCTGAAAGTTGCCATTCCCAGGGCACGCCGACGGTGAAAAAACCCATTCCCATTCGCGGAAAGGCGGCGCTGGGAATCGGGCTGGACAAGCACAGGGAGAGAGCCACGTTCCTCGAGAAGCTGCAACGGGCCGCTGTCTCTCCTGGCACAGTTTCGCAGGGTCCAGCGCCCGTTTTCTCAGCCCGCTGCGGGCAGTGCAATTTAGAATTTGACTCAGTCTCCGAACTGGAGGTGCACAACCACAATGCCCACAGGGGCAATGAACTGAACGCCGACGACGAAGCCAAAAGGCGTCAAATAATCGCCCTCTTCGAGGATGATATTTAG
- the CG15443 gene encoding uncharacterized protein, isoform B translates to MKFKQMDFVTTTGEGSFLRNKIRAYAKDHRVECRIKAKDSLRIGLGQVKQEVAALEMGTKDVIGMASRIKRRKHATSEDLCRLSLGFLQSNDNINAFAAIPGAIQVLVKELTGPHIQRQTDAVECLCNLSLGEAHVSEKIVTLAGSYMVTYLDGKAERLKRSCLWTLANVLGTCDKAGSVLLQMQIVPKLWRLYIEPNGCQEDAAICLSLVATRCPQHVSDEDRRYIGQNLPEKLHGQPASEYFMYIVHQLEIVTQEHKLDAQQAECLVRFFEATLASPADRLCLIYAVRVMTNLVALGDTSLIFALADPQNLVQTLNQLFALRDPDLNLDAMRLLKNCLHLKVADSNLVLNSLQIYA, encoded by the exons atgaaatttaaacaaatggACTTTGTGACGACAACTGGGGAGGGAAGTTTTCTGCGAAACAAGATTCGTGCATATGCCAAGGATCACCGTGTTGAGTGCCGCATAAAGGCGAAAGACTCATTGCGCATTGGACTTGGACAGGTTAAGCAGGAAGTGGCGGCTCTTGAGATGGGCACCAAGGACGTCATTGGAATGGCCAGCAGGATCAAGCGTCGCAAGCACGCCACCTCCGAGGATCTGTGCCGCTTGTCGCTGGGGTTCCTCCAGAGCAATGACAACATCAATGCATTCGCAGCTATTCCTGGCGCCATTCAGGTTCTGGTTAAGGAGCTAACTG GACCTCACATTCAACGACAGACAGATGCCGTGGAGTGCTTGTGTAATCTTTCCTTGGGCGAGGCCCATGTCTCCGAAAAGATTGTCACTTTGGCGGGCAGCTACATGGTCACCTACCTTGATGGCAAGGCCGAACGCCTCAAGCGCAGTTGCCTGTGGACACTGGCCAACGTTCTGGGCACATGCGACAAGGCCGGCAGCGTATtgctgcaaatgcaaatagtACCCAAGCTGTGGAGGCTCTACATCGAGCCCAATGGCTGCCAAGAAGATGCGGCCATCTGCCTCTCCCTGGTGGCCACCCGCTGCCCGCAGCATGTGAGTGACGAGGATCGAAGGTACATTGGCCAGAATCTGCCTGAGAAGCTCCACGGCCAGCCTGCCAGCGAGTACTTCATGTACATAGTGCACCAACTGGAAATAGTGACACAGGAGCACAAGTTAGATGCTCAACAGGCCGAATGCCTGGTGCGTTTCTTTGAAGCCACCTTAGCATCGCCAGCCGACCGGCTGTGCCTAATCTACGCCGTGCGTGTAATGACCAATCTGGTAGCCCTAGGTGACACAAGTCTAATATTCGCACTGGCAGACCCGCAGAATCTTGTGCAAACCCTAAACCAGCTCTTCGCTCTGCGAGATCCAGATCTCAACCTGGACGCGATGCGCTTGCTCAAGAACTGTCTGCACTTGAAGGTAGCAGATTCCAACCTGGTACTGAATAGCTTGCAAATATACGCATAG
- the Paris gene encoding parkin interacting substrate — protein sequence MAEICRVCMDISGKLVNIFDARRRTRVSIAEMIAQCTGFEVKRGDLFSEMICPQCYEDVKSAYGIRQTCEESHQFYCRVRDEGIEDALCALLEEEDWEISEDEDARIDSASAADDDGKSDSKKVAFECRECHKKYQRKGTFLRHMRTHMDGQSFPCPYCKRNFRLRVTLKAHMKTHNAAKPYECSHCAKTFAQQSTLQSHERTHTGERPFKCSQCSKTFIKSSDLRRHIRTHGSERPFKCSKCTKTFTRKFHLDNHFRSHTGERPFKCSHCPKAFAMKQHLKQHSRLHLPDRPFRCSHCPKTFRLSSTLKEHKLVHNAERTFKCPHCASFYKQRKTLARHILEIHK from the coding sequence ATGGCGGAAATATGCCGAGTTTGTATGGATATTTCTGGTAAACTCGTTAACATATTTGACGCCAGACGAAGAACCAGAGTTTCCATTGCCGAGATGATCGCGCAGTGCACCGGATTCGAGGTCAAACGTGGCGATTTGTTTTCGGAAATGATATGCCCACAGTGCTATGAGGACGTAAAGAGCGCGTATGGGATAAGGCAAACTTGTGAGGAAAGCCACCAGTTCTACTGCCGAGTTCGCGATGAAGGCATCGAGGATGCTTTATGCGCCTTGCTCGAAGAAGAAGACTGGGAGATTTCGGAAGACGAAGATGCGCGGATTGATTCTGCATCCGCTGCTGATGACGATGGGAAAAGCGACAGCAAGAAGGTAGCATTCGAATGTCGAGAATGCCACAAGAAATACCAGCGAAAGGGAACTTTTCTGAGGCACATGCGAACACACATGGACGGACAATCCTTCCCATGCCCCTACTGCAAGCGGAACTTTAGACTTAGAGTCACTCTCAAGGCGCACATGAAGACCCACAATGCAGCGAAACCCTACGAGTGTTCCCACTGCGCCAAGACCTTTGCGCAGCAGTCCACTCTGCAGTCGCATGAGCGAACTCACACTGGCGAACGACCATTCAAGTGTTCACAGTGCTCAAAAACCTTTATTAAATCATCCGATCTCCGGCGTCACATCCGCACACATGGCAGCGAGAGACCGTTCAAGTGCTCCAAGTGCACGAAAACATTTACGAGGAAGTTTCACCTTGATAACCATTTCCGTTCTCACACTGGTGAACGACCATTCAAGTGTTCCCACTGCCCCAAGGCCTTCGCTATGAAGCAGCACCTCAAGCAGCACAGCCGCCTGCACTTACCAGATCGTCCATTTCGCTGCTCCCACTGTCCCAAGACTTTTCGGCTGAGCAGCACTCTCAAGGAGCACAAGCTCGTACACAACGCTGAAAGAACATTTAAGTGTCCTCACTGTGCCAGTTTCTATAAGCAGAGAAAAACACTTGCTAGACATATCCTCGAGATACACAAGTGA
- the FIG4 gene encoding FIG4 phosphoinositide 5-phosphatase has product MNNDNPNIVFNPLISSIQKVVLYETRARLYLVGSNNRETRFRLLTIDRLAHNRLSIEENANEFNSLEIRRFVASLSGSPKVTSAYGVLGFVRFLEGYYLLLVTKRKCCAHIGRHLVYTIKDTVMVRVNEVTSQRPPHPHEDRYKRMFQNIDLRSNFYFSYSYDLTRTLQYNESAPRYVGAKVDLDRDEPLPDWNTLTSNVDKAHERVDYAFRSDSRKRFVWNAYLLQPMEGIMLKDWLLEVTHGFVSQSCISIFGRHVNVCLVARRSSRFAGTRFLKRGANFQGDVANEVETEQIVSDGQRICAFTQMRGSIPSHWSQDISKMVPKPQIQLDICDPYAQTPSLHFERLLFHYGAPLIMLNLVKKRERRKHESIISKELEYSIRYLNQFLPPPHRMKHIHFDMARQSRLSGGNVMEQLAIHAESIVQMTGMFFKAAGSEPGLQTGIVRTNCVDCLDRTNSAQFAIGKCALGHQLERLGFVKSAKLEFDSDCVTMLENLYEEHGDTLALQYGGSQLVHRIKTYRKTAPWGSQGSDVMQTLSRYYSNTFSDTEKQHSINLFLGIYKPSLTKQGPPIWELQTDYDMHNAFVPRADSKAITDWVRHKVRACLPYSCADSNKLVKELFRVHSSGLEMIDAYSNYHQSFKWTDFSEHIAFEISQLALRYMPTFRTNFSPFQRQIQTSRKARQNPSMTGQSSTGSMNSNSSSSSEGDDSSSDEELSASFAEKEANQTESTEPAAATLATGLPSMEEIYGCTINPPSKQSMAVYKKYVQMGKLSSGGARPAQTAVAQRDQELAKIMRGITLRPLSDYGTDSYLSVRPPVVPRKSLTIYAEYCRTRSTFNAVPKLEEFDVLYQYVQKL; this is encoded by the exons atgAACAATGATAATCCGAATATAGTTTTCAATCCCCTGATAAGCTCCATCCAAAAAGTAGTGCTCTATGAGACACGAGCG CGCCTCTATTTGGTGGGCAGCAACAATCGGGAGACTCGGTTTCGCCTCCTGACCATAGACCGACTTGCCCACAACCGGCTGAGTATCGAGGAGAATGCCAACGAGTTTAACAGCCTGGAGATCCGACGTTTTGTCGCTTCCCTTTCGGGTTCGCCCAAGGTGACGTCCGCTTATGGCGTCCTTGGATTTGTGCGCTTCCTCGAGGGCTACTACCTCTTGCTGGTGACAAAGCGCAAATGCTGCGCCCACATCGGCCGCCACCTGGTCTACACTATTAAGGACACGGTGATGGTGCGTGTGAACGAGGTGACCTCGCAACGACCACCGCATCCGCATGAGGATCGCTACAAGCGGATGTTTCAGAATATCGACCTCCGTAGCAACTTCTATTTCTCATACTCCTACGATTTGACGCGAACGCTGCAGTACAACGAGTCCGCGCCTCGCTACGTTGGTGCCAAGGTAGATCTCGACCGCGACGAACCTCTTCCCGATTGGAATACGCTAACTAGCAATGTGGACAAGGCCCATGAGCGTGTGGATTACGCGTTTCGCTCCGATTCCCGCAAGCGCTTTGTCTGGAATGCCTATCTCCTGCAGCCCATGGAAGGCATAATGCTCAAGGACTGGCTTCTAGAGGTTACTCACGGTTTTGTCAGCCAATCCTGCATCAGCATTTTTGGGAGGCACGTCAATGTTTGCCTGGTGGCACGCAGGAGCTCACGCTTCGCCGGTACCCGTTTCCTTAAGCGTGGAGCCAACTTTCAAGGGGACGTGGCCAATGAGGTGGAGACCGAACAGATCGTCAGCGATGGTCAGAGAATCTGCGCCTTCACCCAAATGCGAGGCTCCATACCGTCACACTGGTCCCAGGATATCAGTAAAATGGTGCCCAAGCCGCAGATTCAATTGGACATTTGCGATCCATATGCGCAGACTCCGTCGCTTCACTTCGAACGGCTGCTCTTCCATTATGGTGCGCCGCTCATTATGCTCAATCTGGTGAAGAAGAGGGAGCGGCGCAAGCACGAGTCGATCATCTCCAAGGAGCTGGAGTACAGTATCCGCTATCTCAACCAATTCCTGCCGCCGCCGCACCGCATGAAGCACATCCACTTCGATATGGCACGACAAAGTCGCCTGAGCGGAGGCAACGTCATGGAGCAATTAGCAATTCATGCAGAAAGTATTGTCCAAATGACGGGTATGTTTTTCAAGGCGGCTGGCAGTGAGCCCGGTTTGCAGACTGGGATTGTACGCACAAACTGCGTAGACTGCCTGGATCGCACCAATTCGGCCCAGTTTGCGATTGGAAAGTGCGCTTTGGGTCACCAACTGGAGCGTCTGGGTTTTGTTAAATCCGCTAAGCTGGAGTTCGACTCGGATTGCGTGACGATGCTGGAAAACCTGTATGAGGAGCACGGCGATACACTGGCCCTGCAATACGGCGGGTCGCAGCTGGTGCACCGGATTAAGACATACCGAAAGACGGCGCCCTGGGGATCTCAGGGTAGCGATGTGATGCAGACCCTCAGTCGGTACTACAGCAACACGTTTAGCGACACCGAGAAGCAGCACAGCATCAACTTGTTCTTGGGCATATACAAGCCCAGTTTGACAAAGC AGGGTCCACCCATTTGGGAGCTACAGACGGACTACGACATGCACAACGCATTCGTGCCGAGAGCGGATAGCAAGGCCATCACCGATTGGGTGCGCCACAAGGTTCGCGCGTGCCTACCCTATTCGTGTGCGGACTCCAACAAACTGGTCAAGGAGCTGTTTCGCGTTCACAGCAGCGGCCTGGAAATGATCGATGCCTACTCAAACTATCATCAGTCCTTCAAGTGGACTGATTTCAGCGAGCACATTGCGTTCGAGATCAGCCAGCTGGCACTGCGATACATGCCCACATTCCGCACTAATTTCAGTCCGTTCCAGAGGCAAATCCAGACATCGCGAAAGGCTCGTCAAAATCCCTCGATGACGGGGCAAAGTTCCACGGGTTCTATGAATAGCAATTCCTCAAGTTCCAGCGAAGGTGACGATAGCTCCAGTGACGAGGAGTTAAGTGCAAGTTTTGCCGAGAAGGAGGCAAACCAGACGGAATCGACCGAACCAGCCGCCGCCACTCTGGCCACAGGACTGCCCTCGATGGAGGAAATCTATGGGTGCACCATCAATCCGCCCTCCAAGCAGAGCATGGCTGTTTATAAGAAGTACGTGCAGATGGGCAAGCTGTCCAGTGGAGGTGCGAGGCCGGCTCAGACAGCCGTTGCTCAGCGCGATcaggagctggccaagattATGCGTGGCATTACCCTGCGTCCACTCAGTGACTACGGCACCGACTCCTATCTCAGCGTGCGTCCGCCGGTCGTTCCTCGCAAGAGTCTAACTATCTATGCCGAGTACTGTCGCACTCGAAGCACCTTTAATGCTGTGCCCAAACTGGAGGAATTCGATGTACTCTATCAATATGTGCAAAAGCTGTAG